GAAAAGAATTGGTAGTCTAGACCCATATTGCACAAGCCATCCCAATTAGCATTTTTATTGGTATTTTCAGCAGAGAGCCAAAAATTGCATGGCCATGGAGGTTAAACTACTTTCTCACCCAAGAGGTGGACTTTCCAGGTCAAGGTTGGGGTGTATTTGCAGATTAAAAGGGAACTTGAACTTTTGCCAGTTATTTTGTACATGTCCCATGTATAATCCAGTGTCTTTTTCACCAtcactaaactttttttttttttttaaagtagggaaGAGAGTGACATTCTAACTTCACTGGCATTTGACTCAACGTCAACAGACTGCGTGTTCTAGGGTTACTTCATGGTTGTAGGGTTGCATGGAGTGTTGCTTCTCTTGGCTGCAAGAAAGCATGGTGTTTCGGTTACAAGAAATATGCTTAATGAAGCATTCTGAGAACAGGATTTTTATAAATCAATACCCTATTTTCTCATAAAAAAGGGGCAGACAAATGTAGCAGAAAGAGTTGACCTTCAGAATGTGTACAAATTGAGTACTCATCTGATTAGCATATTTAACCCACCCAACACCAATAGTTACCTTTTAAGAGCTTTGTTTATGTCTTGTTTTCAAGTGTATATTTTCTTCTCTAGGACTACTTCATTTCCACATCAGTAGAGCTACAGGAGCAGGTTCATCGCATTCAAAAACTTCATCATATGCTGGAAATATTGGTCAGCTGCACAGTCTTTCTTCACTTTAAACATGAGAACCTCTTCCCTTTGATGcagtaattatttaatttttactttcCATCATTTAAATGTCAATAATAAATGGATTAGTTAAATAACTAGATATAGTCAAAAGGCAAACTTTTTATAAACTGTATTTTATTGATAATGATTGTGAGGAATGGGGACTGTAATGGGAGCATTTGGATCTTCCTGTTCAATTTTTCTGCCCTGGTTTAATACCCTTGTACTTTTCCCCATCATCTTGTGAAGGGATTCAGGGAACTCACTAGAATcctaattttcattttcttctcttcttccttttcctttctgagctcTCAGATCCCAGCCATTCCTCCATTCTGAAATATGTAAAACGGGTATTCAGAAGAACATACCttcaaaataacattaaaaacaaaaatttagtgggttttttttgaacCTTAGCTTTTTTGTTGCTGCAGATTCTTTCTTGCATGTCTTGTTTTATCAGCCCTTTCAAGTCATGCTTTGAAACCTTGCAATTTTTTGAGGCTTTCATCCATTTAGCTCTCAACTAATGCAAAATCCCAACATATTTCATATGTATTTTCAATGCTACAAAGTTTCTGTGACTGGATAGTGTGAAAAATTAGCCTTCCATTCTAAAAAATACCCTGGTTTTAGAGGGAACATTTGTGAGGAATAAATATTGTGCAATTGCAATTTGTCAAGTATAGTAACTCTTATGAAGTCACTGTTGTGATATGATCATTTTCTGTTGACCTGGGAAGCAAGAGCCAAAATCAAGTTTTGGAATCAAGGTTTTCTGCAAGTGCATAGTAACTGATCTATTGTCATGAAAGCATGAAAATGTAGTTAGTTTTGCATGTATATTTATCTGGGGTTGAGTAGTTGCATAAACACTCGTCCAAGAAGTAATAAGTAACAGTATTTGACTGCTTTTATCACAGGTCCTGCATAAAATATTACAAAGAAAATCCTCTGAATGAGAAGCATGTGTTTCAGCTACCAATCAGACCAGCTGTTGTCAATAAGTTCTATCAAAAGTAAGCCAAACCTCAGCTTTCATAATAGGGAAATTCCTATCTTGATTGAGTACataattattaaggtttttttgtgCCATTTGATTGTTCCCTCAGTGATCACGCACAAATATGGAGGGTGGAAATAAATAGTGTACCTGGTCAGAAGGAGGTTAAAACAGTATATCAGCTTAGCACTAGTCCTCCTGTTGAACATATGACTTCGAACAACCCAGGTAAGGAACCATTTCtggtataaaatattaaaatgatacTGTaagcttgaattttttttaaattaactagtGATGTATTGTTTTGTTTGACCCAGTGTCTCATACAGCACTTTTTAAACAGTGTggcttaaatattttttatttcctttttatgcATAAGAATCtcttcagcaagggagaaatTGACTATATGTAGAAAAAGTGAAACTGGCTAAATGTAAAAAGTGTTGCTGCatacacaaagtaaacaaatgaGGTGGGGAAAAAACCTTTCTGTTATAGTATTATTAGGTATTAGTTGTAACTATATGAGGTACAAAATTTTCAGTGTGAGATGattttccctccccagcctgaCAGTTACTTTTAAAACGGACTATAACATAGTTCTAAGTATAACTGTCTTTGAACTTTGGCATCCTGCTTCTGAGCCCAATAGAGAGGGTAAACGTATTGTCAACGTGAAGAGTAGGTGTCCAGATTCACCATGTTGGCTGGAGCAACGTTTTAAAAAACTCTTGAAAAACTAGGGAAGAATTCCAAGTATAGGACCAGTGTAGAGTTGATTTGCCTTTCTTTTGACAGTGACAAAAGAGATTAACATTTTAGTAGATCTTGGACATTTTCTTAtctttcaaaataattttgagagcctattaatttcagtggaaggtGGTGTTTATAACAGATTCTTGAAGCCATCATGTCAAACTTTCTTATGAGCTGTCATTTGTAAGAATACCATGTTAATACTTAGTTCTTTTGTACTGCAGGAGTACTTTGTGATACAACAGTTAATGGAAACACCGAAGAAAGTATGTATTTTATTACCATGGCTAACTGCAGTCAGGTGCATTTTACATAAAAGAATGCTGGTGTACAGATAGATGCTTAGAAGGTACAGTAAATCGAAAATAGTCAACATATTTGCTTCCCGAAGTATATCTAAATATATTTTGTGGTTGGAAGATTGATACCCTATATTTGTTAGTTATTTGTTGTGTTGAAGTTTAGAATCTACGTAGACCCATAATTGAACAGTATGTGTATAGTTTGTTGAAATACTTTGTAACatgcagttattttaaaaaattagtataAGAGGTAATtgcttttaaaactaattttgatAGTTTATAAATTATGAATATGCTacttttttacattgttttaattttatttttattgcttattGTACAAAGTAGCTGACCAAGAGCAAACAgcattataaaatatttgctgGTGTCACATGATGTTACATCAGTAAAACCTATTTGGAGAGATGCTCTTCCAGTGccatttaaattttgtaaaagaACTTCAGTTTTCTCTAGCCCTATATTTATATTTTGGAGTTGTTCTTCTCATCTAGCCCAAATTCAACATTCCTTTAaatgcaaataattgattttaatcactTGTTTTCATTTGTACTTTTGAGTTACTTTTATAAAGAACATTCATATAACTATTAAAACGTTGATTTGATTTACAgttaaatatagcctttacattAGATTTGGTACTACTTTTTGCTAGGAGGATGCACATTTATCTAATTGTATAGCATAACGTACATTTGTTCAGTAACTTGAGGCTAAAGCTTTTCTGCACAACAGAAACTGTAAGTACTGACATCTGGAAAAAAGTAACTGCCAGCATTCATTCCGTTGTCAAAACTGAAAATGATATAGATCATACCATATTATTAAGTTTGACCCCAAAATGTAGTTAAAGATGTTTTCTCCCTGATTTTATATACCAAAAAACAGCCTTTATAGTTTGAAAAGGGCTCACTGAATCAGTGTatgagatttttatttattcagatttatttaaattattttaatagattatttaAATTTGAATTTATGACAACCTATGCTAAAGCCTAAACTGAATATAAATGaatctgtctttaaaaataaaaacatattaaaatttaaattaaagttaaattttgaaatacagtttaaatgtgtgtgtttttttaagtaATTGATTTTTATTCATTCTTCTTGAATAGAAGCTAAGAAATCTATCCGTTTTGTGCACAGTTAACCTGACATCCACAAATGAGTTTGTGTTTTGGAATTTTGGTAAAAGTTGAACATAAAGTCTTGCTTTGAAGGAATCATTTCAGGCCAAGCAATGGCAGGTTGCTAGCCATACTCGGGAACTAGTTCAGTTCTGTATAAGCAGGTGCATCTTGAGTAAGCTGTACTCGCTTACAGCAGGACTGAATTTGGTACAGTATCTTAACTCACATGTCCAAGTCCTTGGATCACATTTTTTTGTCTGTAACATTCTGTAATAAAGAAAGTattatgagtagggccctaccaaattcacagtgaAAAATGTGTAATGgatcatgaaatctggtctcccctgtgaaatctgtttgTCGTGTTGTTGCCACCCTtacatctgtgctgctgctggtggcgacactgccttcagagctggggtcccagccagcagctgccactctccagctgtccagctctgaaggcagcagttcAGAAGAAATGGTGGCAATATCATGaacccctacaatagccttgcaaaCCCCCCTATCCTCCCCAAGCCCTTTCTAGGTTGGGACCCCCATGGTTGCAGCACgtggaatttcagatttaaatattggaaactgtgaaatttacaatttttataatcctatgaccatgaaattgaccaaaatggaccatgaatttggtagggacctaATGATGAGGTAGGTCTAGTGGCCTAAGCATAGGACTGGACATCAGGATTCTTTGCTTCTGGTTCTGACTCTGACTGTAAGGCTGTGAACAAGTCAGTTAGCCTATCACATTTATTCCACCCATGTGCAAAATTTGGGTTAATAATACCTAATTATTATTGTATGGGGATGAATAGTTAATGTTTATGCAATGGCATTAAGATTTTGAAGTATGATATGCTCTAAGTATTCTATGTTCATATTTCGAAATTAGCACTTCCATggtaatttaaaaatacagtgaTGAACAGGTTGCCAGCAACAGAACTTGCCAACAATCTGCCTATCCTTCAAATATATATTGGCAAGCTTTGAAACAATTTAATCTCAGCCAACTGTTGTCCTAATGAAGAAAATGCAAACTTGGCAAAACATAAAGGAAGATAAAACCTGCAGTTGAATTTTGATAGCTATTAATATTGAGACATGAATTGCCTTTGTAAAATTTCTAAATTATGTCTTATGGCTGAAATTGAATAAAATGTAGAAGCAACAATATGTACACAAAAgtaaagctgaatttttttttttttaacattacagTGTTACGTAAAGGCGGCATCTGTGGAAACCTTTAAAACAGTGTAAGAATAAGAATGACATTTTATTGCTTATGCAAAATGAAGATGTTATGTAAACTTGTAGTTTTAGTTGCGCTTCCGAAGGAGGAACATTAATAGAATAGCACTGATAAGTATGCAGAGTGTGAACACCGTTGGCACAACAATCTCAGTCACCATTTCCATGTGAGTAGTCAAGGGATCTGAAATTTGAGAAAAGAAACAATAATAGATAAGATCTGTTCTAATGGGATAATTTTAGTTATTTCTTCATTCTATTTTTAAGCAGAGATGAACAGCTTTGAATCTTTTTGAACATAATTTGTTTAAagctaaaataattttttttacatattgGCATCTGCATTAAACTGGCGTCATTAGAaacaacagaaagaaagaaattgtaAAAGCTAGAATAAACATTAAcatgttttatatattttgaaaatctgcAGCAAGTTTGTTAGGTTCTCTTCATCTATATCTTTTGTGGTAAATTCTGAAACATGTCAGTGCTCAGAGGGTTACAAAAAATTGTGCTTACCATGAATTAGTCTCAGTATATTAGCAGCAGTATTCCGCTGTTCCTCTAATTTtcaaggaaaaggggaaaaaagaaaatagtCAAAGAAAAATCCTTGGAAAGCACTCTAACCCTTTGAGGACTGCATTTTATCTCTGTggaattaaaattaaattgcttCTTAAACTTTTATTTGGTGATTGTAGTACAAATTATTTTGATGCACatatatatatgttttaatatgatAGTAGCCCTCAAAGAGTTGAATGAGAAACACACTTAAACTATACTGCCATGTTAACTCATAGGGATGGACCTGTCATATCTTAATCCTACAGTATGGGCCACACACATGTACAATATTCATCCCATCTTCCTTAATGGTTTCAGGTGTCCACTCCAACAGAGTGTTTCCCCCAGTTCAGGAACTGATGACCCCTTCACAAGCCCCAGCATGGGAGATGGAGCAGGAGGCAGAAGGGAGGTGTTGGAGGCAGGCCACAGCACTGTGGATATTCCAGGAAGTGCTGTGGTTTGTAGGGCAGTCTGGAGAAGCTGCCTTAATTTAGATTCTGAGAGCCTGTCTAATTTATGCCAGGAACTTCTCCATTCCCCAGAGCAACAAACcacaaaggtggtttaaagtCGCCTTAGCTCTCCCTCCCACTGGGTTGCAAATTCTCATCCCTAGTTTTTAGGCTCATCATTCAGAGGCtacacatttgccttttttttttttttttttttcctgttgcatGATTGCCCTggatttggtttttgtttttgtttttgctttaatgTTTGAAAAAAGCATTGAGAAATACTAATATCTGCAGAAGTAAGTTTTTAACAGCTGTGGCTCCTCAGTGTTTTTACTATAATTCTTAAGAAAAGACAATTCAGAAATATTAATAAACTGTAATACAATCCTGTTAGCTGCACTATTTTGAACTACTAGTAGTAAATTAAGAGGTACTGTTTGATTCTGAAGTTtgtcataatttttaaaaagatttggcTTTCTATTTTCAAggagaaaatatttcaaaacccagttttTATGTACTATCAGTCACAGAAATGTTTTCCCTTTAAACCCATATCATATATATTTACTGGATGAGTAAAACAGAATAAATGTACGGTAGTTACCTGCAGCAAGGAGTTGGTTTGTGATAGAACAAGTCTCTATGGCCTTTTGGTGCCAACTTTTCACCTAATAAAttcaatattatttattatttgatgtGATACTAATGGTTTCACTAAACTATGAATATATTCAGTCTTCTTAGCGCCATTTTCTATGCCTCTGAACTTTAGTCATTTACAACTCTTTCCAGTACTCTCTTATTCTCACACTACATGTCGATTGTATGACTTTTTATGTTACTTTGTACATGTTATGATGAATACTATTGTAATAAGTTTTCATGTTGTTAATTGTTTGGTACAATACAAAATAAACTGGAAAACCCACTcaatattttccatattattttCCAGGGTTTTTCTTGTTTTAGATATCATGCACATGCAATGTCTCTAAACACAGTAAATTAATAATGTGGGGATTGTGATTGCAAAGTTTTATTTAAGTAGTTAATTTACTTATGTGTTCAAAAACATTGAAAGTGTTATAAAAGAACAATAAGAGTAAGATTAGATTTCAtcattctcttccctccctcatccccctcccacaaTTTGACACAATCCTAAATTAGATGAGTAGGTATACTATAGTAGTCTAAGGTCAAATCCCACATACTTTACTCATGCGAGTTATTTTTTATCAAActcaaagcagaatttggtcctaaattAGGAATAAGCAGGTTTCATAATTGAACTCACCTCTCTTGGATTTGGGAATCCATTTGCACTGATGATCATCTTGTAATAGTGAACAGATGCCTTTGGGTATCGGGgtttattcccctttttaaagtcAACATGGTATAATCCAAATCTTTCAGAATAACCTTTATTCCATTCAAATTTATCCAGCAGAGACCAGACAGTGTAACCCTTTACATTAACGCCATCGTTTATGGCTGAAAATAGATTTCAGATTTGTTAACAACCAGATGAAGTTTGTGTCTTCACTAGAAACATAGTGCTAAGCAAGCCCTATTTTATaccaaaaatgaaggaaaaatttgggttaaaattttcaaaagcatgtaagtcacttaggtgcctgactcttattgaaagtcaatgagacttaggctcctaagtcacttaggcacctttgaaactGTTATCCTTAGTCTAGATGCACTGGAAGATTTCATAGGAGTAATTACAGTATATTATTAGGTgcagtttttattttgtaaatatggAAATTGATAAATTATTCCAATGTCGAAATTCTGACCTATACTGGGTTCAAAGAGTTAGAATATCAAAATGCTTAAAACCAAATTTTGGAACACATTTTATTGTGACTTTGTCCATTTTTTAAAGTTCACCTTTTAGCATCTCATTAATATACCCTTTCAGATATTCAATTCTCCATTCATCACACAACTGAGTACACTGCAGCTTTTCTGATACTCCATTCTCTGTTACGTAAATGAGAGGATTCCCATACTGTGTCTACAAAGAAAAACATTCATTGGAATAATGAAATGATGTTATGCTTCATACAactacaattaattttttaacaaAACTAAATTTCTAGAAAACTGGTTTCAATCtatttactagattttttttttattttatttttaattttttttaactatagttacgtttaaaagaaaagcatagttaaaaatttaaattttttctttGGGTTAGCTGAAGTTTATTATAAACTATTTCTATGAATATAGTGCaaagaggccccaactgagattgaggccccattgtgctaggtatgtGGCAATAAACAAGACTTCAATATGCAAATAAGAATACTGGTGGATGTGTTGGatatttattcctgacactgagATACAGATTCATACCCTGTATTAAACAAGATTGTTAGTTAAACTTCTTTTAAAGAAGACTTAGTTTAAAATTTACCTTAATGAAGTTCAGTAACCTTCTAAATCCCCAGGGCACAGAATATAGCCATTTAGATCCTGGATCTGGCCACTTTGGATCAACCAGTTCTGCCAAATCACGATCAGTGTGGTAACTGGGCCCTTTGAGGGCAGAATAATTTTTCTGTATGATGTAACGAGTGGTAAAATGACTTAATCCCAGGAAATCAGATGTACCCTTGATGTAGCTTTTCTCTTGCACTGAGAAGGTTGGTAATCTTGATGTGCCAAGGCCTTGTTGAACACTCTTTTTATCTattaaatcaaaatttttcaaaaaaagatgGTAAATGCATCTTCTGCACATGATTGAATCTTTCTGCTTTTCTTTACACCACAAAAGCAAAACTAAACTATCCTAAATTTTAAATGCTAATATTGTGTAGCTTTGAACGAGCACTTTCTCTCTGAACACAACCATCTTCCTCTTTCTACCTTTAAAGAAAGGATAGTAAAGGATAAACTTTACTTGATGTGGCTAAAACAgaagaaatgtggtctagattgggattttcagaggtgcaacAGGAATTTAGGTGTCCAACTCCCATAGTCTCCTTTTAAAATCCCAATCTTAAAGCACATCACTGGGAGTCAGGTGTTTGCCCCTAACTTGCCATTTGTCCTTGGGCTCATAACTTAACTTCTTTCTTCTGTTTCTCCATCGGTAAAAATGTGGATAATTATACTTTTTAGAGGAGCATGctactgtttgtttttaataaagacaaatatttttgtctttatctggaatctttcagaaaaaatatttttattaacaatCCTCCTCCAAAACCCTATCCTTAATTTTGACTAAAATACACATTGATCAGATTATGTCACTTTCCCATCATAAAATGTTGTAACTATATTATTTATTCAAGGTGTAAATAGCATGACTTACCTACATAATTCTTCATAACTTCAGGATAGTCTCCACTGTAAATAGGATTTGCAAACCATCCCAAGTAAAATTGTACGTATCTTTCGGCAGCTTCAATATCCTTCTGGCTAGTTAGATCAACAGGTTCACCCCAGGCACTAGTTAAAGAAATTCCAACCATACCTTAAAATAGAAAGTGACAGTTCTGCAGTTATGGATAATCTTTTAAGTCTTACTGCAGAGGCATAATTACACAATGAATGCTTATTACCTTGTTGCTTGCTACGCCATGTCTTATTATAAGAATGCCAGACCTTTGCATGAGTCTGTAATTAAAAGAACATATGTATATGCTAACGTATCGTGCAATAATCCGTACAGGAAGAGTCAATGAatctgtgacagatatggcaatatcCTCTAcaaatcttattgaattaagttaaacctttttaatttaaatttcagTACCTTCGgagttcattattttaaaaatgcaaatatgtatgtattattgtgggattgtatgtaatgtCTCTAGGGAGGAGACATGGCTAATGTGAACCCTGGGAAGTTGTTACGAGTTTCAAATGTCTCTTAGAAACAATGTGCTGCAAAACAAAGCTCATTGGGattcctaggaaatacttgggaggagggaaaggcaaCTTTTCACTTATTGACCCAACCTTCTGAAGCTGGGCCATGAGCAGAAACCCATTGTCTACTGATCACTGTTATGTGAGGACAAGATCAGAGGCCCAGACTGGATAAAAGAGTGATTCTGAGATTCCTGGAGGTGGTTGTTCTGAACCAAGGCAGTtatgaacaggaaaaaaaaaacccttagtgGGGTTTGAAGGACCGTTCACTGGCCAGAGCTCCTCTTGAAGTTCGGGTGATCTTTGGCAACCTTATTAGCTTGTgtgtaggtttttattttttaaacatttttttctctaatgcttttaccttaaggataaatgtacttgcttagaaagagctgtctGGTAACTTATACTGGTAGACAATTCTGCtatttatagcctctgaggatTTGGAGACGGTAAAGCACTGCTGAGGTAGTGTATtctgctggggaattcacagtgtaggtAGGGAACCTGTGCAGCCTGGTTacaccccagtcaggagggagagagatgcatgtcTCCACCCAAGAATGGTGAGAACAAGGGAGCCAGGAGCCTGAGAGTGGATAGATGATGGAAGgtacagttgccctgaactgtgacagaagCATGGAAGGTAAACTTGTCGCACAAATGCATGTCTGGAAATTGTTACCGTaggtttttcaaaaaaaaaattctgtttctcaTGGAAGCTGTTCTTTTACATAAGATGTCAACCCGATCTATGGGAAAGTCCTTTGCAGCTCCCAAGATGGCCTCGTGAAGGTGACATGAACATTTAATGGAGGGTTCTGTGTTCCTGCAGATCTGTTCTACTGTGTGTCTGTATTTAAATGagaaactttttctttaaatgaagttTGTtcactttgggtgaaatcctggccttgttGAAGTTAAtctcaaaactcccattgagattAGTgaggcagaatttcacccttttGTTTATAGAAGCTACCTTAAAATTCTCTCTTCGTATCTATTTGGCAGTATGTTCAATGAGACACTTAAAAAAACTGTCCTCTGAATTGTTGCAGCTGCGTGCTATGTCATGCACCCAATACTACTTAAATATGCACTATCTCAGCACCAGTAGTTTATAATTCCGTTTAAATTAACTCTTGAATGCTTTTCGGTATGCTGTTCAGAAATTGAATCTTTGCTACAAAACCTTATTTTCCTGGGGAAGAAAAATTAAGACCCACTTATCTCAGTCATAAAATGAGATAGCAATACAAGAAAGAACATATTTCTAGTTTTACTTTAATTATATGATGTGCTGCTTTGTATGCCCCTATTCCACTGAGCTTCAGTCCTGGTGCATGCTCTCCTGTCTCATAGCCCTCTTCAGCAACTGCCTACAAGTACATGAGAAAAAAATTGTAACTATAAGGTCACTCCCAAAATTTGGGAACCAAATCTATGTAGCTCAAAAGACCTGTAGGAAGCCATCAGTAACTTACCCAAGGGTTATTAAAAGTAATCCAGTATTTTACACGATCACCGAACTTCTCGAAACACAGATTCGC
The Lepidochelys kempii isolate rLepKem1 chromosome 10, rLepKem1.hap2, whole genome shotgun sequence DNA segment above includes these coding regions:
- the LCTL gene encoding lactase-like protein isoform X1, which translates into the protein MISYFNDYANLCFEKFGDRVKYWITFNNPWAVAEEGYETGEHAPGLKLSGIGAYKAAHHIIKTHAKVWHSYNKTWRSKQQGMVGISLTSAWGEPVDLTSQKDIEAAERYVQFYLGWFANPIYSGDYPEVMKNYVDKKSVQQGLGTSRLPTFSVQEKSYIKGTSDFLGLSHFTTRYIIQKNYSALKGPSYHTDRDLAELVDPKWPDPGSKWLYSVPWGFRRLLNFIKTQYGNPLIYVTENGVSEKLQCTQLCDEWRIEYLKGYINEMLKAINDGVNVKGYTVWSLLDKFEWNKGYSERFGLYHVDFKKGNKPRYPKASVHYYKMIISANGFPNPREVKSWHQKAIETCSITNQLLAADPLTTHMEMVTEIVVPTVFTLCILISAILLMFLLRKRN
- the LCTL gene encoding lactase-like protein isoform X2, producing MISYFNDYANLCFEKFGDRVKYWITFNNPWAVAEEGYETGEHAPGLKLSGIGAYKAAHHIIKTHAKVWHSYNKTWRSKQQGMVGISLTSAWGEPVDLTSQKDIEAAERYVQFYLGWFANPIYSGDYPEVMKNYVDKKSVQQGLGTSRLPTFSVQEKSYIKGTSDFLGLSHFTTRYIIQKNYSALKGPSYHTDRDLAELVDPKWPDPGSKWLYSVPWGFRRLLNFIKTQYGNPLIYVTENGVSEKLQCTQLCDEWRIEYLKGYINEMLKDPLTTHMEMVTEIVVPTVFTLCILISAILLMFLLRKRN
- the LCTL gene encoding lactase-like protein isoform X3, translating into MISYFNDYANLCFEKFGDRVKYWITFNNPWTHAKVWHSYNKTWRSKQQGMVGISLTSAWGEPVDLTSQKDIEAAERYVQFYLGWFANPIYSGDYPEVMKNYVDKKSVQQGLGTSRLPTFSVQEKSYIKGTSDFLGLSHFTTRYIIQKNYSALKGPSYHTDRDLAELVDPKWPDPGSKWLYSVPWGFRRLLNFIKTQYGNPLIYVTENGVSEKLQCTQLCDEWRIEYLKGYINEMLKDPLTTHMEMVTEIVVPTVFTLCILISAILLMFLLRKRN